The nucleotide sequence AGCCTgcagccaccacctgcacacgcccatgttcttcttcctgctcaacctggccctcagcgacctgggctccatctgcaccactgtccccaaagccatgcacaattccctctgggacaccaggaacatctcctacactggatgtactgctcagctctttttctttctcttcttcctctcagcAGAATTTTATCTCCTGACCGTGATGTGCTACGAtcgctacgtgtccatctgcaaacccctgcactatgggaccctcctgggcagcagagcttgtgcccacatggcagcagctgcctgggccagtgcctttctcaatgctctcctgcacacggccaatacattttccctgcccctgtgccatggcaatgccctgggccagttcttctgtgaagtCCCACACATCatcaagctctcctgctcacactcaaACCTCAGGGAAATTGGGCTCATTTTGGTTAGCCTTTGTTTAGCATTtggctgttttgtgttcattgttttctcatATATGCtgatcttcagggctgtgctgaggatcccctctgagcagggacggcaaaaagccttttccacctgcctccctcacctggtCGTGGTGTCCTTGTTTATCAGCACTGGCACATTTGCTCacctgaagcccccctccatgtcctccccatccctggatctgtcagtgtcagttctgtactcggTGGTgactccagccctgaaccccctcatctacagcctgaggaaccaggagctcaaggctgcagtgtggagactgATGACTGGATGCTTTCACAAACATTAAAATACTGGCCAATTTCTACAAATCGCTTGTAATAAAAGTAGTCTTTCATATTTCTTGGTGGTTTGGATGTAGGgtcttttttctcttgttttagTTTTTCATACTATCTACaaagaaatgtcattgtttctgccatttctcatttcatgtctctccaccttccctgtggACACAGACTGTGTCAATGAGGGGTTATGCTCTCAATAGCTTTAGAGGAACTAAGGGAtgtcccagcagagttttctgcagagatgcccttgtgttgccttctctggagctgcagcagcaatgtctgtgtgcagagctggggcagatcagtgctggcccagcagctgtgcccagcagcagcagcagcagcacttggtgttgccagtgctgctgccgtggccctgccccactgccctggtggccctggtgttgctgcagggcctgagtgctctcggggccgggcacagccctgggggtggcagtgccggggctgcagcagggacaggccatgggcactgctggggcagcgctgacgcctcaggccaggccctgggggctccaggctccttgcccaggctctctcaagaacacggccaggccaatgctcagcacagaaacccccgtgagcagccccaggctggccgtgggcaggcttggggcaaacagcatggctggggctctgcaagggccctggggcagacgggaaggagcagcagagcaggggctgatccatgcccagtgcgctgcacagcccagggcagcgtccCAGAGCGTCCTCACgcagctgccaacaacatcccccctctgcagccctggcctctcccccagctcacacaggtgccccatccttgcaggcacagacacggcagcactgcctcagcagcccctgtttgcattgcacacagcaggggcagcacccccatgctgttgctgtggggacatgaacctgagggagcacaaatgccatcagcccctggggccagcaagtgctggggacaccagggaaaccattcagctttgtcctggcctctgcaggcagccagaaagtttgttcccatcagctgggagtttcctgtgccactgcagacgctgttgctcagagccagggctgcctggcagccacccccaaactgccctgagcatttccttggcttctcctttgctttctttactcTTTCCTGATACAAATTTCTTCCAATTTCCCACCCCTGTTCCCTCCTTCTGAAGAGGAGGACCAGGGCTCATTCTGGAACTGCTCCAAGGGTGGtttcagagaatcccagaatcagcaaggctggaaaagaccttggagatcatcaagtccaacctgtgccctaacactgccttttcccccctgagcctcctcttctccaggataaacaaccccagctctctcagccgCTCCTCACAGGTcttgtgttccagacccctccccagccttgttgcccttctctggacacgctccagcccctccatgtccttcctaaattggggagcccagaactggacacagcactcaaggtgctgcccaaccagtgctgagcacaggggaagaatccctgccctgctcctgctggccacaccattcctgatccaggccaggagccattggccttcttggccacctgggcacactgctgcctcatgtccagcctgctgtccatcagtccctgcaggtccctttctgcctggctgctctccagccactctgtccccagcctgtagctctgcaggggttgttgtggccaaagtgccGGACCCGGCACTGGGACTTGTTaaacctcaccttgttggatttggaccctggatccagcctgtccagggccctgtgcagagccctcctaccctccagcagatccacactcccAGACAACTTGATGTCACCATGGTTCcatgtgtccccagtgtgtcaCAAaggtctccatgattccatgaggcctcCCAGTGTCACAATATCCCTTTGATTCCATGGGACCCCTTGGTGTCACCAAGTCCCTTGGATCCTTGGGCCCTGCAGTGTTACAATGGTGCCGTGGTCcccaaggccctgcagtgtcacaacaGATCCTTGGTTccaaggccctgcagtgtcacaatggcacCATAGTCCCCCatggccctgcagtgtcacaatgaatccttggttccatgaggtctggcagtgcagcaatgctctccttggttccacagtgtcacaatggcctcctGGTCCCAAGGGCCACCATGGTGTCAAACATGTTTCCTTCGTTCCATgagtccctgaggagcagccctggccccttggttccatggggccctgcagtgtcacaatggccccattGTGACAACAGGTCCTGCTCTGTCACAATGCTCTGcatggttccacaaggccctgcagggtcacagtggcCTCTGTGGTTCCACCAGGACCCAGACTGTCACCATGGACTCCTTGCTTccatccagccccacagtgtcacaatggccccttggctctgtgctgccatgttgcacacagtgtcaccatggtcctctTAGTGCCACCaggccccgcagtgtcacaatggccccttgcttcctcaggccctgcagtgtcaaAATCATCAGAGAATGAACCAGGCTGCAAAAGAACTTGGAgagcatcaagtccaacctggcacccaacaccaccttgtcacccagaccatggcgctgagtgccacatccagtctttccttaaacacttccagggatggtgactcacccacctccctggacagcccattccaatgcccaaaTCACCCTTTGTGTGGAGAAtatttcctaatgtccagcctaaactttacctggtgcagctgaaggctgtgtcctcttgtcctgtcactgttccctgggagaagagcccgacccccacctggcttcaccctcctgtcagggagttgtagagagtgatgaggtctcccctaagcctcctcttctccaggataaacaaccccagctccctcagctgctcctcacaggacttgtgctccagacccctgACCAGCCttgtttcccttctctggacacgctccagccccgcattgtccttcctaaattggggggcccagaactggaaaCAGCACATGAGGTGCTGCAGAACCAATGCCAAGCACAGAGGAAgaatcactgccctgcccctgctggccacactattcctgatccATTGGAATTCCAGGGGCTGGATGAGGGAaatggtggggagggaggggggacaAAGTCTGATTGATTATCAGCCAGGAGGGGTCTTGATTATCATATCTGTTCACACTGGATTAGAAGGTGCTGGGGGTCAATATCAATTGGACATTGATTATACCAAACcataaacaggaaaagaaaatttaacatGACAAAACACTTCTTTCTGCATTGTTTTCAATACAGTGTATTCACTTAGAATACACGTCTGAAATCCGTCTAATTAttcacagaataaataaatacttagAATATTCCCTGTGGCTTTGTTGTTCTGGAGTTTTTGCACAAATGTTTATGAGCTTTCCTCACTGAATTCCTGAACTGAAGAATTCAAGAAAGAAGAGGCATCTGGTGTAGTAAAACTCATCAGCAACCTCCAAGTGGCTGAGGATCCATCCCCATCAGAgcagcaatgaacagaaatgggcacagctttgtggctgccccagctttggcatgggccctgggcctggagcaggagcagctcttgagggcCCCAAGGCtggggctcttgtgctgccctgggcagatgggatggcaacagaggctgcagagctctcagcacctcaggccgaggggagcagggcagccagggagcctcctttGGCCCTGGCCAAGCAccttcccccatggctggggctgagtcctgtggcagctgcagctgctgctgtgcccttggcaggggctgaggccgtggggccagtgcccagagcagcctggcctgagcagagctgtgggaccagagccagctgggttgggctgggctcagagaggcccttggtgctgcccagagctcagggcagctggcagagcttgcagggagctgggctgggctcagagagcctggcccagaaaccatcagtgtccatctcagcctggctgagcgtgcaggggcaggactcaGGCCAGGCcttgtggggcagggccagcgcctgtgcaaggcattgcaaacaggcaagtggcccagagaggaggctgctccatccccttggtggcatggacagagcagggagggggcccaggacatttgtcagcaccagcctctgtgcccatgtgttgtcagccctggctgctgagcccagctttggcctgggctgagtttggctgtggcccagctccatcctcctgcagggctcagggcctgttcccggccatggccagccctggctgcctctctgctggcccagaggccggcagagcccggggcagggctgtctgtgcagccccacaggggccaggggctctgcaggagctggcagaggctgcccagcagggaggccatggggcacagagccccaaggctgctgtgggcaccacgGCACAGGGGCCGTTCCCAGCCGcaatgctcctggcctgggctgggcctgcacaggggctgggccaccatggctgggccagcacagggccacaaaGGGGCCACGcagccgctgccggggctgacagcaaggccaggcacacacaagcaattgctgagcatggcctgcgctggccaggcctgactgtgccaaaggcagagctcagctgcccttgggggctgcagcaacactccagagcccaaagagccTCCATGGCTTTGCTGGagaccaaggctgcagcagggaaatgcagggctgctgcaggatgggagggcattgaattccagcacacacctcagctctctgatgatcccggcaccatgctgggccctgtttcagactggagcagagcagatgttgatgggacaggagccctgtgggactgtcagggacctgcagcttgcaaggtgctctgctctccatcaggtgctctgggagagatccaatcccagctgggcacctcagGGCACAAGTGGCACTGCCTGTTCATGGGCACACAGCTGATGTCTTCCTGGAAAGGGGCACAGGTGTTAATACCTGTTAGTTTCATAAGATACAAGCAAATCTTTATTATCTGGCTCATTTGTGTCCTTTTAAGAAATGGCAATGTTTTCCCATCAGGAACAGGAATTTCCTGGATTTACTGGATTCTTCTAATAAtggcaaaagaagaaatactgaTCTTTCCCTCTACTTGTGTCACCAATATTCAGTCTAATATTTCCTCTTGCTCTTCCTTCATGTGTTTGCAGCTCTCTTGTTTAAATGGCCATGTCTAAGGGCATCTCTTCACTAGGCTCTCCGGAACTTTATTCTTCCCATTCCTTCCAAATTTTCTCCTCCAGATGCTCTCTGGTCATTCAAGTGCCTCTCAACTGACTGGTTTCGTGCTTTGAGCATCAGGGAGTTGTCCAGTCTTTCTGAAGTTCAAATAAATACCACACTAGTCAACATCTTAATTGTGTTTTTATCTATCACAGAATTACCATTTCTTATGTCTTTGTCTAAAACTGTTCCTGTACAGAAATCCCTTGGGGATGGGGGACATGTCAGATGCAGCTGGGACATCAcagagagctgagggaagagctgtgatggTTATTAAACTGTTCAAATGTTCAGCTTGTGTTTGTTGGcaagaaacctttctgtgcctctgagtgtcaccaggccctgagcccaaaggacacaaacctgacgagttgtggttcccactgctggggctgcacatggaccttggctctgcacaggagagctcttcatcccctttctctcttttcctccctctgggcatggagggagctCCTGACTTCAGCGTGTGACTTGTGTGTGCAAAGAGCAAATTTGGGCAGAATCGGGGCAGGGAGGCTTTGGGGAGACcttgggatctgtgctgggcacagaaggtgttttccattgctctgagaCTGTCTGCAGTGCAAAGTGGATTTAATATCCAGCAGAGGAACGACTTTTGCATTtggtggagctgtgccttcccttggctttgttggctgacaagaaatgaacatccctctgtgtctcgggcagctccttctccaaggaaagcaggtgggagttggagccaaggagctgaaagctgcaggtgcagcctgggctggagggagctcagatttgcacaaggctgctctgagtgccagggcttggatgggggaaatggtgggctgggggtagggacagagtctgattgattgtcagccatgaagggtcttgattttcatatcctttcaaactgcatgaggacgtacttggattcagtgtcaattggagATTGCACACATCATTTAAttaacaggaaagcaaaactaaacaggacttaaaaaatcttttctcactgtctttttaaaatcaggTATTTAGTTTGAATATACTACTGAGATCTACTTAACCACaaaggatttgaaaattaaaattaaattaatcccagaggcttggcttgttcAAGTGTTCTGAATGTTAATGAGCCCTaggacactgaattcctgcactgaagagctgaaggctgaacaagcctctggagcagggaaattcagcagcagcctccaagttgctgaggatgtcagcagcccccactgaggccatccctgcccagagagcgtgggggaatgggcagacaaggagagcgtccctggggctggggcagcacaactcagaggcaccagcggctccagctgggcaatggagtgtggaatgtggctgggaaagcccttcctgggctgggccaagcaggacacacaagccctgacTCCCATCCTCTAAAAAACTCTCTCAAGGAGACATTTAAATGGAATTACAATTGTTTGTGTACACTGAGTTGGACGCACTGGAGAAATATCAGCAAGAGATTCTGAGGAgctcaaaacaacaaaacaggaaCTTTACTGGCAACTTTAGAATATCAGAGAAACTTTGGCAAAAGGTTTAATACAACATTCAATCAACAAGaaacacttctcaaagcattaatttttctcattcaacttcacaaactGTAAGCCTGTTCCATTTAAAGTTACTCAAAATTTGCAAGAAGAGGGaataagaaaaagacaaataagaTTTAGAGAAGCACACAAACAGCTACCAtctcctggattccagcactgttcagatggaaattccaagagg is from Molothrus ater isolate BHLD 08-10-18 breed brown headed cowbird unplaced genomic scaffold, BPBGC_Mater_1.1 matUn_MA120, whole genome shotgun sequence and encodes:
- the LOC118701034 gene encoding olfactory receptor 14A16-like, producing MSNSSSISHFLLLALADTRQLQLLHFCLLLGISLAALLGNGLIISTVACSHHLHTPMFFFLLNLALSDLGSICTTVPKAMHNSLWDTRNISYTGCTAQLFFFLFFLSAEFYLLTVMCYDRYVSICKPLHYGTLLGSRACAHMAAAAWASAFLNALLHTANTFSLPLCHGNALGQFFCEVPHIIKLSCSHSNLREIGLILVSLCLAFGCFVFIVFSYMLIFRAVLRIPSEQGRQKAFSTCLPHLVVVSLFISTGTFAHLKPPSMSSPSLDLSVSVLYSVVTPALNPLIYSLRNQELKAAVWRLMTGCFHKH